One segment of Penaeus vannamei isolate JL-2024 chromosome 3, ASM4276789v1, whole genome shotgun sequence DNA contains the following:
- the CHMP2B gene encoding charged multivesicular body protein 2b-A, with amino-acid sequence MSGHKTFSLLGKKPTAEAQMKANKRQLNQAGRDIQRNRRDLERQEKQLELEIKKLAKTPAKNKEALGVLAKQLVQVRKQKARTYTADSRIKGVQAQQTSMQSNMKLANAMGATTATMKNMNQLVNPQDLSKKLKDFEQASAKFEMTEELMDSALDDILTESGDEEEADDIVNQVLDEIGIEIGAKVAGLPATHASSLGERSANKKTEDKELEEALACLRTNN; translated from the exons ATGAGTGGCCATAAAACCTTCAGTCTCCTCGGCAAGAAGCCAACAGCAGAAG CACAGATGAAAGCAAACAAAAGGCAGTTAAATCAAGCCGGGAGGGACATTCAGCGGAATCGGCGAGACTTAGAGAGGCAAGAGAAACAGCTTGAGCTCGAAATTAAGAAGTTGGCAAAAACACCCGCTAAAAACAAAGAGGCATTAGGTGTGTTAGCCAAACAGTTAGTTCAAGTAAGGAAGCAGAAGGCTAGAACATACACAGCAGATAGCAGG ATAAAGGGAGTGCAGGCACAGCAGACGTCAATGCAGTCTAACATGAAACTAGCCAATGCCATGGGTGCCACTACTGCAACCATGAAGAACATGAATCAGCTTGTAAATCCTCAAGATCTTTCTAAAAAGTTAAAGGACTTCGAACAAGCTTCAGCCAAGTTTGAGATGACAGAAGAGCTAA TGGACTCGGCACTGGATGACATCCTGACGGAAagtggtgatgaagaagaagccGATGACATTGTGAACCAGGTTTTGGATGAAATTGGCATTGAAATAGGAGCAAAG GTTGCCGGTCTACCAGCAACACATGCAAGTTCCTTAGGTGAGAGAAGTGCGAATAAGAAAACAGAGGACAAGGAACTAGAAGAAGCCTTAGCCTGCCTTCGAACTAATAACTAA